From a region of the Rhodococcus sp. 4CII genome:
- a CDS encoding NDMA-dependent alcohol dehydrogenase gives MRTRAAILTTAPGKYETTEVDLDAPRQNEITVELVASGLCHSDDHYSTGDILAGNYPLCGGHEGSGVVVDVGPHTPGWQVGDHVVFSFVPSCGKCRWCAEGKQNLCDIAANMLIGARFDDPTSFRMALNGAPVGQVCGVGSFSQYTTVSVDSAVKVDKEIPLAMLSLVGCGVATGWGSSVHAAGARPNHTVVVMGIGGIGASALQGAAHVGARDIIAVDPVAFKRTAALELGATHAVETIEEATDLARSMTNGQGADSVVVSVGVTTGEHVGQAMNAIRKAGTVVVTGAGPVKVSDVPINLIDLTMSQKRIVGALFGMSSPREAIPRLASLYKAGRLKLDEMVTKEYTLDEVAQGYEDMHAGTIIRGMVSFR, from the coding sequence ATGAGAACGCGAGCCGCCATCCTCACCACGGCGCCCGGTAAGTACGAAACCACAGAGGTAGACCTCGATGCGCCCCGTCAGAACGAGATCACGGTCGAACTGGTCGCGTCTGGTCTGTGCCACTCCGACGACCACTACTCGACCGGCGACATCCTCGCAGGCAACTACCCGCTGTGCGGCGGGCACGAGGGTTCAGGCGTCGTGGTCGACGTCGGCCCGCATACCCCGGGTTGGCAAGTCGGTGATCATGTCGTGTTTTCCTTCGTTCCCTCCTGCGGCAAGTGCCGTTGGTGCGCCGAGGGCAAGCAGAATCTCTGCGATATCGCCGCCAACATGTTGATCGGGGCGCGATTCGACGATCCGACGAGCTTCCGTATGGCTCTTAACGGCGCACCGGTCGGACAGGTCTGTGGTGTCGGAAGTTTCAGCCAGTACACCACTGTCAGCGTCGATTCGGCGGTCAAGGTGGACAAGGAGATTCCGCTCGCCATGTTGTCGCTCGTGGGGTGTGGTGTGGCCACAGGCTGGGGATCCTCGGTCCACGCCGCCGGAGCCCGCCCTAACCACACAGTCGTCGTGATGGGAATCGGAGGCATCGGCGCCAGTGCACTGCAGGGCGCGGCGCATGTGGGAGCCCGCGACATCATCGCCGTGGACCCGGTCGCGTTCAAGCGCACAGCTGCGCTGGAGCTGGGGGCCACTCACGCGGTCGAGACGATCGAGGAAGCGACAGATTTGGCGAGGTCCATGACCAACGGCCAGGGCGCCGACTCGGTCGTGGTATCGGTCGGCGTCACCACCGGCGAGCACGTCGGCCAGGCGATGAACGCGATCCGCAAGGCGGGCACAGTCGTCGTCACCGGCGCCGGCCCGGTGAAGGTCTCCGACGTCCCCATCAACCTGATCGACCTCACGATGTCCCAAAAACGCATCGTCGGAGCGCTCTTCGGGATGTCGAGTCCTCGCGAAGCAATTCCCAGGCTGGCAAGTCTTTACAAGGCGGGCCGCCTCAAGCTCGACGAGATGGTTACCAAGGAGTACACGCTCGACGAGGTCGCTCAAGGCTATGAGGACATGCACGCCGGAACGATCATCCGCGGGATGGTGTCGTTCCGTTGA
- a CDS encoding aldehyde dehydrogenase family protein codes for MTTSVTDVAEVFVGGHWRPTTGEGFDIISPANEEVVARAVLPTQADADTALTLAREAFDDGRWSRLSIDERADKVAAFCAAFERRRSDFDSAWVIESGPTLEHADLLSGAVVAMWQDQVAHARAIPLQERRALPDGEVLIRREPAGVAVVVTTWNGPALYFAMKVVPALLAGCTVVVKSAVQSQLTSRILAECADEAGFPEGVLSVLAAPTPISEYLVADPRVDHVSLTGSIPAGRSVMAACASNLTDLTLELGGKSPAILIGDVPLERVLPSLIPGFIAYQGQICAALTRVLVPEHRRDEIVDALVEQLAGLQIGDPTEAGTVIGPLASAHQFERVRGYIQKGIDEGATLVLGGLERPRSPGFYLAPTVFADVTPEMTIAREEIFGPVLSVMTYRDLDDALAIANGTEYGLAGSVYADDDETALAVASRLESGAVAVNTARPSLFAPFGGRRNSGFGRENGPEGIAEFLRIKSVMLS; via the coding sequence ATGACCACATCCGTTACCGACGTCGCGGAGGTCTTCGTCGGCGGACATTGGCGGCCGACGACCGGCGAAGGCTTCGATATCATCTCCCCGGCCAACGAGGAAGTAGTTGCCCGTGCGGTGCTCCCGACCCAGGCCGACGCCGACACCGCATTGACTTTGGCCCGTGAGGCGTTCGACGACGGACGCTGGTCGCGGCTCAGCATCGACGAGCGTGCCGACAAGGTGGCGGCGTTTTGCGCAGCGTTCGAGAGGCGTAGGAGCGATTTCGACAGCGCATGGGTCATCGAGTCTGGCCCGACACTCGAGCACGCTGACCTGCTCAGCGGTGCGGTTGTCGCCATGTGGCAGGACCAGGTCGCGCACGCTCGCGCAATACCGTTACAGGAGCGCCGGGCACTGCCGGACGGCGAGGTCCTGATCCGCCGCGAGCCGGCTGGGGTGGCGGTGGTCGTCACCACCTGGAACGGCCCCGCCCTCTATTTTGCGATGAAGGTGGTTCCTGCCCTGCTGGCAGGCTGCACCGTTGTGGTCAAGTCGGCGGTGCAGTCACAGCTCACCAGTCGGATCCTCGCGGAGTGCGCGGACGAGGCTGGGTTCCCGGAGGGAGTGCTCAGTGTCCTGGCGGCACCGACTCCGATCAGCGAGTACCTCGTTGCTGATCCACGGGTAGATCATGTGAGTCTGACCGGCTCAATTCCGGCTGGTCGAAGCGTGATGGCGGCGTGTGCATCCAACTTGACCGACCTGACCCTGGAGTTGGGCGGCAAGTCTCCGGCGATCCTGATCGGCGACGTCCCGTTGGAACGCGTTCTGCCCTCGCTGATTCCGGGTTTCATCGCCTACCAGGGCCAGATCTGCGCTGCCCTCACCCGTGTTCTGGTGCCCGAGCACCGTCGGGACGAAATCGTCGATGCGCTGGTCGAGCAGCTTGCGGGCCTGCAGATCGGCGACCCCACCGAAGCCGGCACCGTGATCGGCCCACTGGCATCGGCCCACCAGTTCGAACGCGTTCGCGGCTACATCCAAAAGGGGATAGATGAGGGAGCAACGTTGGTCCTCGGTGGGCTGGAGCGTCCGCGATCACCCGGTTTCTACCTGGCGCCCACGGTCTTCGCCGACGTGACACCGGAGATGACGATTGCTCGGGAGGAGATCTTCGGTCCCGTGCTCAGCGTCATGACCTACCGAGACCTCGATGACGCGCTTGCTATCGCGAACGGCACCGAGTACGGGTTGGCCGGATCGGTCTACGCGGACGATGACGAGACGGCACTCGCGGTGGCAAGCAGGCTCGAGTCCGGCGCCGTCGCTGTCAACACAGCACGTCCGTCGTTGTTCGCCCCCTTCGGCGGCCGTCGAAACTCCGGCTTCGGCCGCGAGAACGGGCCCGAAGGAATCGCGGAGTTCCTCCGTATCAAGTCCGTCATGTTGAGCTGA
- a CDS encoding alpha/beta hydrolase — protein sequence MALDEATTQFLATMAESGTKPIEDMTPQEARALGKVLRDMYGPGPAVASSTDYQVATPDGGNIGVRVLAVEAPRGAIVYYHGGGWVMGTLDEFDTLCRHLATRTGCTVAMVDYRLAPEYRYPTAAEDAWTALRWVADQRLGEGPLIVAGDSAGGNLAAVTAQRAKIEGGPQIAMQVLVYPVTDCDLDNSSYADPANQLMVSRASMIWFWAHYADPNDRTNPDASPIRAADLSGLPPAVVVTAEHDPLLDEGEAYAQKLRAAGVTVESRRFRGQMHGFFTMVNVLPGHQDGLDYVVENIERVIAGG from the coding sequence ATGGCACTGGATGAGGCAACAACGCAGTTTCTCGCCACGATGGCTGAATCAGGCACCAAGCCAATAGAAGATATGACCCCGCAGGAGGCCCGCGCGCTCGGGAAGGTGTTACGGGACATGTACGGCCCCGGCCCTGCCGTCGCCAGTAGCACCGACTATCAAGTTGCCACCCCGGACGGGGGGAATATCGGCGTTCGCGTTCTCGCAGTCGAGGCTCCCCGCGGCGCCATCGTCTACTACCACGGCGGGGGGTGGGTGATGGGGACTCTCGATGAGTTCGACACCCTCTGCCGTCATCTGGCGACCCGGACCGGTTGCACGGTCGCAATGGTCGACTACCGACTCGCGCCCGAGTACCGCTACCCCACCGCCGCGGAGGACGCCTGGACTGCGTTGCGCTGGGTCGCCGATCAGCGGCTCGGCGAGGGGCCGCTGATCGTGGCCGGAGACTCGGCGGGCGGCAACCTTGCGGCGGTCACCGCGCAACGCGCGAAAATCGAAGGAGGGCCCCAGATTGCGATGCAGGTTCTCGTGTACCCAGTTACGGATTGCGATCTGGACAATTCGTCCTACGCCGACCCCGCGAATCAACTGATGGTGAGTCGCGCCTCGATGATCTGGTTTTGGGCGCACTACGCGGATCCGAACGACCGCACCAACCCCGATGCCTCGCCGATACGTGCCGCGGATCTGTCCGGTTTGCCTCCCGCTGTCGTCGTCACCGCCGAGCACGACCCGCTATTGGACGAGGGAGAGGCCTACGCGCAGAAACTCCGCGCCGCAGGTGTAACAGTCGAGTCGCGCCGGTTCAGGGGTCAGATGCACGGTTTCTTCACCATGGTCAACGTCCTTCCCGGCCATCAGGACGGTCTCGACTATGTGGTCGAAAACATTGAGCGTGTCATTGCCGGCGGTTAG
- a CDS encoding NAD(P)/FAD-dependent oxidoreductase — translation MSTHQSVDAVVVGAGFAGLYQIYRFRECGLSVRGFEAASGVGGTWWWNRYPGARCDVESMDYSYGFSADLDQDWTWSEKYATQPEILRYLEHVAERLDLERHITFGTRVESAIYDSDRCRWTISASNGETVEARWVVMATGCLSVSKAPEIPGADRFTGPIYHTGDWPHEGMDFAGKRIAVIGTGSSGIQSIPILAEQAAHTTVFQRTPTFSMPAGNRPLTDVEINARKAEYPDYRRRQKESSFGVPVAPPTQSALEVCEADRLSTYQAAWDSGRLTGLLGAYTDLLVDKAANDTAAEFVRSKIRDIVDEPEVAALLSSHNYPFGSKRPCLDSGYYQTFNKDNVDIIDLRSTPLIEITETGIRTSRQEYAFDAIVFATGFDAMTGALARINIRGEGGMSLADKWSEGPRSYLGLAVAGFPNLFTVTGPSSPSVLSNMVVSIEQHVDWITECVQWIREKGADAIDATESAESDWIQHVEMVGNSTLYPVADSWYVGANVPGKPRILMAYVGGVGEYRKICDDVARRDYTGFTTKAARV, via the coding sequence ATGAGCACACATCAGTCGGTCGACGCAGTCGTTGTCGGAGCCGGATTCGCGGGGCTCTACCAAATTTACCGGTTCCGTGAATGTGGACTTTCGGTCAGGGGATTCGAAGCCGCCTCAGGGGTTGGGGGAACATGGTGGTGGAACCGCTATCCCGGTGCACGGTGCGATGTCGAAAGCATGGACTATTCCTACGGGTTCTCGGCCGACCTCGATCAAGACTGGACCTGGTCTGAGAAGTACGCGACCCAGCCGGAGATTCTCCGCTACCTTGAACACGTCGCCGAGCGGCTCGACCTCGAACGGCACATCACGTTCGGCACCAGGGTCGAGAGCGCCATCTACGATTCCGATCGCTGCCGCTGGACGATCAGCGCGAGCAACGGTGAGACGGTCGAGGCGCGCTGGGTAGTGATGGCGACCGGGTGCCTGTCGGTCTCCAAGGCACCGGAAATCCCCGGTGCCGATCGCTTCACCGGGCCGATCTACCACACCGGGGACTGGCCTCACGAAGGGATGGACTTCGCCGGGAAACGGATCGCGGTGATCGGTACGGGCTCCTCGGGTATCCAGTCGATCCCGATCCTCGCCGAGCAGGCAGCCCACACAACTGTGTTCCAGCGGACTCCCACCTTCAGCATGCCTGCCGGCAACCGACCGCTCACGGACGTCGAGATCAACGCGCGCAAGGCTGAGTACCCCGACTACCGGCGCCGGCAGAAGGAATCGTCCTTCGGCGTCCCGGTCGCGCCCCCCACGCAGTCCGCGCTCGAAGTTTGCGAGGCCGATCGATTGTCCACGTACCAGGCTGCTTGGGACAGCGGCCGTCTCACGGGGCTGCTCGGTGCCTACACGGATCTCTTGGTGGACAAGGCGGCTAACGACACGGCAGCTGAGTTCGTCCGCTCGAAGATCCGAGACATCGTCGACGAACCGGAGGTCGCTGCGCTGCTGTCCTCACACAACTACCCGTTCGGCAGCAAACGACCGTGCCTGGACTCGGGCTACTACCAGACCTTCAACAAGGACAACGTCGACATAATCGACCTGCGAAGTACACCGCTGATCGAGATAACAGAGACGGGCATCCGCACCTCGCGCCAGGAGTACGCGTTCGATGCGATCGTCTTCGCCACAGGGTTCGATGCAATGACGGGCGCGTTGGCCAGAATCAATATTCGCGGTGAGGGCGGGATGTCGCTGGCCGACAAATGGTCCGAAGGTCCACGATCCTACCTCGGCCTGGCCGTCGCCGGGTTCCCCAATCTGTTTACAGTGACGGGCCCGTCAAGCCCATCGGTGCTGTCGAACATGGTCGTATCCATCGAGCAACACGTCGACTGGATAACCGAGTGCGTACAATGGATCCGCGAAAAGGGCGCCGACGCCATCGACGCAACCGAATCCGCCGAGTCCGACTGGATCCAACACGTCGAGATGGTTGGTAACTCAACCCTTTACCCGGTTGCCGACTCTTGGTATGTCGGAGCCAACGTCCCCGGGAAGCCCCGCATATTGATGGCCTACGTCGGCGGAGTTGGGGAATACCGGAAGATTTGCGACGACGTTGCCCGCCGGGATTACACAGGATTCACAACGAAAGCCGCCCGGGTGTAA
- a CDS encoding winged helix-turn-helix domain-containing protein, which produces MAGKESGSGEGSEARKVKRRGGRRDLEALRDRRTRAAEMFAAGRRQVDVAAELEVSPQTASRWYRQWTEGGNEALEGAGRAELRPRFDDGQIEVIREELLKGPQANGFTTGVWTLGRVAIVIERLTGVTYGPTQTWTILRTRLGWSRQRPARRAVERDEDAIVAWRENEWPRIKK; this is translated from the coding sequence ATGGCAGGTAAGGAATCCGGTTCGGGCGAGGGCTCGGAGGCCCGGAAAGTCAAGCGGCGCGGCGGTCGTCGGGATCTCGAGGCGTTGCGTGACCGGCGGACGCGGGCGGCGGAGATGTTCGCTGCGGGACGGCGGCAGGTCGATGTCGCGGCCGAGTTGGAGGTGTCCCCGCAGACTGCGTCACGCTGGTATCGACAGTGGACCGAAGGGGGCAACGAGGCGTTGGAAGGTGCCGGTCGCGCTGAACTCCGACCCCGCTTCGATGACGGCCAGATCGAGGTGATCCGAGAGGAGCTGCTCAAAGGACCCCAAGCGAATGGCTTCACGACCGGGGTGTGGACCCTGGGTCGGGTTGCGATCGTGATCGAGCGGCTCACCGGCGTGACCTACGGACCCACTCAGACGTGGACGATCCTGCGGACCCGACTGGGCTGGAGTCGGCAGCGGCCCGCACGGCGGGCGGTCGAACGCGACGAGGACGCTATCGTCGCTTGGCGCGAGAACGAGTGGCCGCGGATAAAAAAATAG
- a CDS encoding DDE-type integrase/transposase/recombinase, which produces MVVPAWDQQLPTLIACLDTMLRRIGGAPTYLLTDNPRTVTMDRIAGVPVRHPDIVSLGRHYGCVVHTCDPFDPESKGGAEHTVKIAKADLVPTDANLLGDYPSFAELADACDRWCEKVNARPHRAVGAAPATRLATELGHLHVLPDDPHLLALGGERLVGFDQTII; this is translated from the coding sequence GTGGTGGTGCCGGCGTGGGACCAGCAGCTCCCGACGTTGATCGCCTGCCTGGACACCATGCTGCGCCGGATCGGTGGGGCACCGACGTATCTGCTGACCGACAATCCCCGAACCGTCACGATGGACCGGATCGCCGGAGTTCCCGTTCGCCACCCCGACATCGTCTCCCTAGGAAGGCATTACGGCTGCGTCGTGCACACGTGTGATCCGTTCGACCCGGAATCGAAGGGCGGCGCCGAGCACACGGTCAAGATCGCGAAGGCCGATCTGGTGCCGACCGATGCGAACCTGCTGGGCGACTACCCGAGTTTCGCCGAGCTCGCCGACGCGTGCGATCGGTGGTGCGAGAAGGTCAACGCCCGCCCGCACCGCGCGGTCGGAGCGGCCCCGGCCACACGGTTGGCCACCGAACTCGGCCACCTGCACGTGTTGCCGGATGATCCGCATCTGCTTGCCCTCGGCGGCGAGCGTCTCGTCGGCTTCGATCAGACCATCATCTGA